The Cheilinus undulatus linkage group 2, ASM1832078v1, whole genome shotgun sequence genome has a window encoding:
- the LOC121527200 gene encoding zinc transporter 1 produces MRVLNWCMLGVAILLLVCQVVIHQFCECLIVLVDGFHTLFILVHMAFPLSKPASLRKPLSSVESPAPPAHPTPSSAAPPSPQTAESTIKALPGLHTSTDGLLTHDQPPVHHPPTEAASKAPSPAVNCGLSFTSSRTQAVGAFISALVLTSLCLSCITEIISFSLDPHPVQHPLLPVLVGAVSLLYKVLLLWLNWDQMQEEQAAVNRKMETEPHLEVDHKVSAKGEAEGWADPERVLNDVCQIQSAVDDSLHNGALVLSNPGTSSSVPDTDCQTPQPHSGVQDPQDSRNCEDVTCGTGLSHTDDGAEISEENMGHHGKKKSSTHINTPAPSSGVCLLPSIFVVQGLCTPLLALINSLVTLLIEPHCLHSSRACGILAYLDPGLSMLAVITLIATATPQVHRYGLLLLQSTPPHICVSDLGRRIAGVPGVQAVHDLHVWQLTGSLTVASVHVHCHAGFPLHRCADVLSGVTKVLQSVGVSCCTVQPEFVSCSGSSAGGESDPSPVIHREDPTLPPLLLACSLACGKACAGNMCCSPLEEESRSMLTPAGETKEDPQTLIIENTFL; encoded by the exons ATGAGAGTGCTAAACTGGTGCATGCTGGGAGTAGCCATCCTGCTGCTAGTGTGCCAGGTCGTCATCCATCAGTTTTGCGAGTGTCTCATTGTCCTGGTGGATGGATTTCACACACTCTTCATCCTTGTGCACATGGCTTTCCCTCTTTCTAAACCTGCAAGCCTGAGAAAACCTCTCTCATCTGTGGAATCCCCTGCACCTCCTGCACACCCTACCCCGTCCTCAGCTGCACCTCCTTCCCCCCAGACTGCAGAGTCGACCATCAAAGCACTGCCTGGCCTCCACACCTCCACTGATGGGTTACTCACCCATGATCAGCCTCCTGTACATCACCCTCCCACTGAAGCAGCCTCTAAAGCGCCTTCTCCAGCTGTGAACTGTGGTCTGTCGTTTACCAGCAGTAGGACTCAGGCTGTGGGAGCTTTCATCTCAGCTCTAGTCCTGacctctctgtgtctttcttGCATCACTGAAATTATAAGTTTTTCCCTAGATCCACACCCAGTACAGCACCCCCTGCTGCCTGTGTTGGTTGGGGCTGTCAGTCTGCTCTATAAGGTGCTGCTGCTATGGCTGAACTGGGATCAGATGCAGGAGGAACAAGCTGCAGTGAACAGGAAGATGGAAACTGAACCTCACCTCGAAGTGGACCACAAAG TCTCGGCTAAAGGGGAAGCAGAAGGCTGGGCTGATCCAGAGAGAGTCCTGAATGACGTTTGCCAAATTCAGTCTGCCGTGGACGACTCTCTTCACAATGGGGCACTTGTCCTCAGTAACCCGGGAACCTCCTCCAGTGTCCCCGACACAGACTGTCAAACCCCACAGCCACACTCAGGAGTCCAGGATCCTCAGGACAGCAGGAACTGTGAAGATGTGACCTGTGGCACAGGTTTGAGTCACACAGACGATGGTGCAGAGATCTCTGAAGAAAACATGGGACATCATGGTAAGAAA AAATCCTCAACCCACATTAACACACCTGCACCTTCCAGCGGCGTCTGTCTCTTGCCGTCCATCTTCGTTGTTCAGGGTCTTTGTACCCCCCTCCTGGCTCTGATCAACAGCCTGGTGACGCTGCTGATCGAGCCACATTGTCTGCACAGCTCCAGAGCCTGTGGCATCCTGGCTTACCTGGATCCTGGCCTATCAATGTTGGCTGTGATTACACTGATAGCCACGGCTACTCCACAG GTGCACAGGTACGgactgctgctgctacagtcCACACCTCCACACATTTGTGTGTCTGATCTTGGGAGGAGGATTGCAGGAGTCCCTGGGGTGCAGGCTGTGCATGACCTCCATGTTTGGCAGTTAACTGGATCTCTGACGGTGGCCTCGGTGCATGTGCACTGTCACGCCGGGTTTCCATTACACAG GTGTGCTGATGTGCTGTCGGGCGTCACAAAGGTGCTGCAGAGTGTAGGCGTGAGCTGCTGCACTGTTCAGCCAGAGTTTGTCTCCTGTTCTGGCTCCTCAGCAGGTGGTGAGAGTGACCCCTCCCCAGTCATCCACAGAGAGGACCCCACCTTGCCTCCACTCCTGCTGGCCTGCAGCCTCGCCTGTGGAAAGGCCTGCGCTGGAAACATGTGCTGCTCCCCTCTagaggaggagagcaggagCATGCTGACACCAGCTGGAGAAACAAAAGAAGATCCTCAGACACTCATTATTGAGAATACATTCCTCTGA